A single window of Ovis canadensis isolate MfBH-ARS-UI-01 breed Bighorn chromosome 15, ARS-UI_OviCan_v2, whole genome shotgun sequence DNA harbors:
- the TRIM66 gene encoding tripartite motif-containing protein 66 — MVRNCSECKEKRAAHILCTYCNRWLCSSCTEEHRHGPAPGGPLFSRTQKGSPGVNGGSGDFALYCPLHTQEILKLFCETCDVLTCHSCLMVEHKEHRCRHLEEVLQNQRMLLESVTTQVAHKKSSLQTSAKQIEDRIFEVKHQHRKVENQIKMAKMVLMNELNKQANGLIEELEGITNERKRKLEQQLQSIMVLNRQFEHVQNFINWAVCSKTSIPFLFSKELIVFQMQRLLETNCNTDPGSPWSIRFTWEPNFWTKQLASLGCITTEGGQLSRADTPAYGGLQGPSSFYQSHQSPVAQQETLSHPSHKFQSPAICSSSVCCSHCSPVSPSLKGQVPPPSIHPVHSFRQPSEMVPHQLGSLQCSTLLPREKELPCNPHPPKLLQPWLETQPPAEPESTPQRLGQQLTSQPVCIVPPQDVQQGAHALPTLQTPSIQVQFGHHQKLKLSHFQPPPQQQLPLPPPPPPPPQQQPPPPLPPSQHLASSQHESPPGPACSQNMDIMHHKFELEEMQKDLELLLQAQQPSLQLSQTKSPQHLQQTIVGQINYIVRQPAPVQSQSQEDTVQAADEPPASEGPKLPTLPLDKNTAANLPSGEETPHSVPALDSSVQHSSPNVVRKHSTSLSIMGFSNTLEMELSSTRLARTLEPQMQSTSSLTAAPPQVMPQVVPSLLSGPPPTMSSLASGQNQAVPSLTASHLPAMPSLVRGPPQSTPSLMSDPSPAIASLASDRSQAGPNLMSGPTHTVPSLATCPLQSVLPASDVQPETGSGSSPGSGRTAGGLCPGDGTDPSLGNALCKMESEESTRFTDSLGQGPTAAALDASKDLSIPSDLEEPINLSVKKPALVPVVNTSVALQQHRSPREYENFEQGALGLNTKGNQSIRPFSNEPKIPYVRLERLKICAASSGEMPVFKLKPQKNDQDGSFLLIIECGAESSSMSIKVSEDHLPDAIQAPNLGGRKVTVTSLAGQQPPEVESASPEEHRLIPRTPGAKKGPPVPIENEDFCAVCLNGGELLCCDRCPKVYHLSCHLPALLSFPGGDWVCTLCRSLTQPEMEYDCENARFSQPGVRAPPGLSIYDQKKCEKLVLSLCCNSLSLPFHEPVSPLARHYYQIIKRPMDLSIIRRKLQKKDPAHYTTPEEVVSDVRLMFWNCAKFNYPDSEVAEAGRCLEVFFEGWLKEIYPEKRFAQPQQEDSDSEEVSSESGYSTPQGFPWPHYMQEGIQPKRRRRHMENERAKRVSFRLANSISQV; from the exons ATGGTGAGG AACTGCTCGGAGtgcaaggagaagagggcagctcACATCCTCTGTACCTACTGCAACCGCTGGCTTTGCAGCTCCTGCACAGAGGAGCACCGGCATGGTCCAGCCCCTGGGGGCCCTCTCTTTTCCCGGACCCAGAAGGGATCTCCAG GAGTGAATGGTGGTTCTGGAGACTTCGCATTGTACTGTCCTCTACACACGCAGGAAATTCTCAAGCTGTTTTGCGAGACCTGTGATGTGCTTACTTGCCATAGCTGCCTCATGGTGGAACACAAAGAGCACAG GTGCAGACATCTTGAAGAAGTTTTGCAAAACCAGAGGATGCTTCTGGAAAGTGTGACTACGCAGGTGGCCCATAAGAAATCCAGTCTACAGACATCTGCAAAGCAAATTGAGGACAG GATTTTTGAGGTGAAGCACCAGCACAGGAAGGTGGAAAACCAGATCAAAATGGCCAAGATGGTTCTGATGAATGAACTGAACAAACAGGCCAATGGACTCATAGAGGAGTTGGAG GGCATCACTAATGAGAGGAAGCGGAAGCTGGAACAGCAGTTACAGAGCATCATGGTTCTCAACCGCCAGTTTGAGCATGTGCAGAATTTCATTAACTGGGCTGTCTGCAGCAAAACCAGCATCCCTTTCCTTTTCAGCAAAGAGCTG ATTGTGTTTCAGATGCAGCGATTGCTGGAGACAAATTGTAACACAGACCCTGGCTCCCCTTGGAGCATCAGATTCACTTGGGAGCCTAACTTCTGGACCAAGCAGCTGGCTTCCCTAG GCTGTATAACTACTGAGGGTGGACAGCTGTCCCGGGCAGATACTCCTGCTTATGGAGGCTTACAGGGACCATCATCTTTTTACCAAAGCCACcagtccccagtggctcagcaagaGACTCTCAGCCATCCCTCGCACAAGTTCCAGTCTCCAGCAATCTGTTCCTCCTCCGTGTGCTGCTCCCACTGCTCCCCAGTCTCACCCTCCCTCAAAGGCCAGGTCCCCCCACCCAGCATACACCCAGTGCACAGCTTTAGGCAGCCCTCCGAGATGGTACCCCATCagctgggctccctgcagtgCTCCACGCTGCTGCCCAGGGAGAAGGAACTGCCCTGCAATCCTCACCCGCCAAAGCTGCTTCAGCCCTGGCTGGAAACCCAGCCCCCTGCCGAGCCGGAGAGCACACCCCAGCGGCTGGGGCAGCAGCTGACTTCACAGCCCGTGTGCATCGTTCCCCCACAGGATGTTCAGCAAGGAGCCCATGCCCTGCCCACCCTGCAGACACCCTCCATCCAGGTGCAGTTTGGCCACCaccagaagctgaagctcagcCACTTTCAGCCACCGCCACAGCAGCAGCTGCCACTTCCGCCCCCTCCGCCCCCTCCACCCCAACAGCAGCCACCCCCGCCTCTCCCTCCATCCCAGCATCTAGCCTCTAGTCAGCACGAGAGCCCCCCGGGGCCCGCCTGTTCCCAGAACATGGACATAATGCACCACAAGTTTGAGCTGGAGGAAATGCAGAAGGACCTGGAGCTTCTCCTTCAGGCTCAACAGCCCAGCCTGCAGCTGAGTCAGACCAAATCACCTCAGCATCTACAGCAAACCATCGTGGGGCAGATCAATTACATTGTGAGGCAGCCGGCGCCCGTCCAGTCCCAGAGCCAAGAGGACACTGTGCAG gctgCGGATGAGCCCCCAGCATCTGAAGGCCCAAAGCTGCCGACTCTCCCCCTTGACAAGAATACTGCTGCTAACTTGCCATCTGGGGAGGAAACCCCTCACAGTGTCCCCGCATTGGACAGCTCCGTCCAGCACTCCTCTCCGAATGTGGTGAGAAAG CACTCCACTTCTCTGAGCATCATGGGCTTTTCCAACACACTGGAGATGGAGCTGTCATCTACCAGGCTGGCGAGGACCCTTGAGCCACAGATGCAGAGCACAAGCAGCCTGACAGCTGCCCCACCCCAAGTGATGCCCCAAGTGGTACCAAGCCTGCTGAGTGGCCCCCCACCAACCATGTCCAGCCTAGCGAGCGGTCAAAACCAGGCTGTGCCCAGCCTGACAGCCAGTCACCTGCCAGCCATGCCCAGCCTTGTGCGTGGCCCACCCCAGTCCACGCCCAGCCTAATGAGTGATCCCTCCCCAGCCATTGCAAGCCTGGCAAGTGATCGCTCTCAGGCTGGACCCAACCTGATGTCTGGTCCCACCCACACTGTGCCAAGCCTGGCAACCTGTCCTCTGCAAAGTGTGCTTCCAGCTTCTGATGTGCAGCCAGAGACTGGGTCTGGCTCCAGTCCCGGTTCTGGCCGAACTGCAGGGGGCCTGTGCCCTGGGGATGGAACTGACCCCTCCCTGGGGAATGCCTTGTGTAAG ATGGAAAGTGAGGAATCTACCCGCTTCACTGACTCTCTGGGACAAGGCCCTACAGCCGCTGCTCTGGATGCTTCCAAGGACTTGTCTATCCCCTCAGACCTGGAGGAGCCAATTAACCTCTCTGTGAAAAAACCCGCACTGGTGCCAGTGGTCAACACATCTGTGGCCCTGCAGCAGCACCGGAGCCCAAGAG AGTATGAGAATTTTGAACAAGGAGCCCTCGGGCTGAACACAAAAGGGAACCAGAGTATCAG ACCCTTCAGTAATGAGCCCAAGATTCCCTATGTGCGCCTGGAGCGGCTCAAGATCTGTGCCGCCTCCTCGGGCGAGATGCCGGTGTTCAAGCTGAAGCCACAGAAGAATGATCAGGATGGGAGCTTCCTGCTGATCATCGAATGTGGTGCTGAGTCCTCCAGCATGTCCATTAAG GTCAGCGAGGACCACCTGCCTGATGCCATCCAGGCCCCAAATCTGGGGGGAAGAAAGGTCACTGTCACATCTCTGGCTGGGCAGCAGCCTCCAGAGGTGGAGAGTGCATCTCCTGAAGAACACAGGCTCATTCCTCGAACCCCTGGAGCCAAGAAGGGGCCCCCAGTACCCATAGAGAATGAGGATTTCTGTGCTGTCTGCCTCAACGGCGGGGAGCTGCTGTGCTGTGACCGCTGCCCCAAAGTGTACCACCTTTCCTGCCACTTGCCAGCCCTGCTCAGTTTCCCAGG GGGAGACTGGGTGTGTACTTTGTGCCGCAGCCTGACCCAGCCTGAGATGGAGTATGACTGTGAGAATGCCCGCTTTAGCCAGCCTGGAGTGCGGGCCCCTCCTGGCCTGAGCATATATGACCAGAAG AAGTGTGAGAAGCTGGTGCTGTCCTTGTGCTGCAACAGCCTCAGCCTGCCCTTCCACGAACCTGTCAGCCCGCTG gCCCGACATTACTACCAGATTATTAAGAGGCCCATGGACCTGTCCATCATCCGGAGGAAGCTGCAAAAGAAGGACCCAGCTCACTACACCACCCCGGAGGAGGTGGTATCAGACGTCCGCCTCATGTTCTGGAACTGTGCGAAGTTCAATTAC